In Chryseobacterium oranimense, a single window of DNA contains:
- a CDS encoding S46 family peptidase, whose product MKRLFLLFTFLLGFAQMRADEGMWLLMLIKRLNGVDMQKEGLHLTPEEIYSVNNSSLKDAIVSFGGFCTGEIVSDKGLIFTNHHCGYGAVAAASTPEKDYLKNGFWAMKQKDEFNAKDLYVRFLVRMDDATQRINSKLNNNMTGAERKAVIDAETKAIQTENSENGKYTVVVKDFFNGNEFYYFVYQDYKDIRLVGAPPSSLGKFGGDTDNWEWPRHTADFTVFRVYADAAGNPAEFSPSNVPLKPKHFLPVSLKGIKPGDFSMILGYPGRTNRYLTSYGIQQMVNKDYPAWVEASKLAMDVMKKYMNKDKATQLNYASQYASVANYWKNRQGTIDAVDKNGTISDKQKIEDTYRKWSALPGNSEYDGVLEDIGAYYKQVSDRNVERNYATQFSRNAKYISLALQVGSVLKAYAAQDMQGRLAMKPKTEAAIKAAYENFSPSLEGEMLASMAGLYQSRVTNKEVASATILGLDSKTLSNVAYASIFANKTSATNFILNPDALKLDADPLWKIANGIVADQKMMMEKYSKVDDNFNKNNRLFLAGLMKAMPEKKFYPDANSTMRLTYGTVDKLPVRNDRNYFGVTDNYYTDMTGLVGKYKKGDEEFDLPQRVIDLYNLKDFGQYADAAGYMPVNFLSNNDITGGNSGSPVIDGDGNLIGIAFDGNSEALSGDIVFEQDWQKTINVDVRFVLWTIDKYAGARRLIDELKLVRGENTPPDTKSKNSGTTQMPKKAKKVK is encoded by the coding sequence ATGAAAAGACTATTTCTACTGTTCACTTTCTTGTTGGGCTTTGCCCAGATGAGGGCGGATGAGGGGATGTGGCTGTTAATGCTCATCAAAAGACTTAACGGGGTCGACATGCAAAAAGAAGGACTGCATTTGACACCTGAAGAAATTTATTCGGTAAACAATTCAAGCTTAAAGGATGCTATCGTAAGTTTTGGAGGCTTCTGTACAGGAGAAATTGTTTCTGACAAAGGACTTATCTTCACGAACCACCACTGTGGTTACGGTGCTGTTGCTGCTGCTTCCACTCCGGAAAAAGATTATCTGAAAAACGGATTCTGGGCTATGAAGCAGAAGGATGAGTTCAATGCAAAGGATCTTTATGTAAGATTTTTGGTAAGAATGGATGATGCTACACAAAGAATCAATTCCAAGCTTAACAACAATATGACCGGAGCAGAGAGAAAAGCAGTCATTGATGCTGAAACAAAAGCAATCCAAACTGAAAACTCTGAAAACGGAAAATATACGGTAGTGGTAAAAGATTTCTTCAATGGAAACGAATTCTACTATTTCGTATATCAGGATTATAAAGATATCAGATTGGTAGGTGCACCCCCTTCATCATTAGGTAAATTCGGAGGTGATACAGATAACTGGGAATGGCCAAGACATACTGCTGACTTCACTGTATTCAGAGTGTATGCAGATGCAGCAGGAAACCCAGCGGAATTTTCACCAAGCAACGTTCCGTTGAAGCCTAAGCACTTCCTTCCTGTTTCTCTTAAAGGTATTAAGCCTGGAGATTTCTCTATGATCTTAGGATACCCTGGAAGAACAAACCGTTACCTTACTTCTTACGGAATCCAGCAGATGGTTAACAAAGACTATCCGGCTTGGGTAGAAGCTTCCAAACTGGCTATGGATGTTATGAAAAAGTATATGAACAAGGATAAAGCAACTCAGCTTAACTACGCTTCTCAATATGCTTCTGTAGCCAACTACTGGAAAAACAGACAGGGAACTATCGATGCAGTAGACAAAAACGGAACGATCTCTGATAAGCAAAAGATCGAAGATACTTACAGAAAATGGTCTGCACTACCTGGAAATTCAGAATATGACGGTGTTTTAGAAGATATTGGAGCTTATTACAAGCAGGTTTCCGACAGAAATGTTGAAAGAAACTATGCTACCCAGTTTTCCAGAAATGCAAAATATATTAGTCTTGCCCTACAGGTAGGATCTGTTCTTAAAGCTTATGCAGCTCAGGATATGCAGGGAAGATTGGCAATGAAGCCTAAAACTGAAGCGGCAATCAAAGCAGCTTACGAAAACTTCAGCCCATCTCTGGAAGGAGAAATGCTTGCTTCTATGGCTGGTCTTTACCAATCCAGAGTAACGAATAAAGAAGTGGCATCTGCTACTATTTTAGGATTAGATTCCAAAACTCTTTCCAACGTAGCCTATGCTTCAATTTTCGCAAACAAGACTTCTGCAACGAACTTCATATTGAACCCGGATGCATTGAAACTTGATGCCGACCCACTTTGGAAAATCGCCAATGGAATTGTTGCCGATCAGAAAATGATGATGGAGAAGTATTCTAAAGTTGATGATAACTTTAACAAGAACAACCGTTTATTCTTAGCTGGATTAATGAAAGCTATGCCTGAGAAAAAATTCTATCCGGATGCTAACTCTACCATGAGATTAACTTACGGAACGGTAGATAAACTTCCTGTAAGAAATGACAGAAACTACTTCGGAGTTACAGACAACTACTATACGGATATGACCGGTCTTGTAGGAAAATACAAGAAAGGAGATGAAGAATTCGACCTTCCTCAAAGAGTGATCGATCTTTATAACCTTAAAGATTTCGGTCAGTATGCTGATGCTGCAGGATATATGCCTGTAAACTTCCTTTCAAACAATGACATCACGGGAGGTAACTCCGGTTCTCCAGTAATTGACGGAGATGGAAACCTTATCGGTATTGCATTCGACGGAAACAGTGAAGCATTAAGCGGTGATATCGTATTTGAACAGGACTGGCAGAAAACAATTAACGTAGATGTACGTTTTGTTCTTTGGACAATCGACAAATATGCAGGAGCAAGAAGGCTGATCGATGAATTAAAGCTTGTAAGAGGAGAAAATACACCTCCTGATACAAAGTCTAAAAATTCAGGGACTACCCAAATGCCTAAGAAAGCAAAAAAAGTAAAATAA
- a CDS encoding META domain-containing protein yields the protein MKKILTAFFAVLFLGALINCSAVPEKNPSLQRQWMLVSFDRFSKEELIKNKAEINLTGAMEKGKIKGAAHMGCNSMFFTSEFKNGGKVKISGVGSTLKACQNMELETAFTQKFDKMTHYSIEGHFLTLSDDKGNSMKFVAADWD from the coding sequence ATGAAAAAAATACTTACAGCATTTTTTGCAGTTTTATTTTTGGGAGCATTGATAAACTGCTCTGCAGTTCCTGAAAAAAATCCGTCCCTTCAGAGACAGTGGATGTTAGTTTCTTTTGATCGGTTTTCCAAAGAAGAACTGATTAAAAATAAGGCTGAAATTAACCTGACAGGGGCTATGGAAAAGGGAAAAATAAAAGGGGCTGCCCATATGGGATGCAACAGTATGTTTTTTACTTCCGAATTTAAAAACGGAGGAAAAGTAAAAATCTCAGGAGTAGGAAGTACGTTGAAAGCCTGTCAGAATATGGAACTGGAAACAGCTTTCACCCAAAAATTCGATAAAATGACTCATTATTCCATAGAAGGACATTTCCTGACCCTGTCTGATGACAAAGGAAATTCTATGAAATTTGTAGCGGCAGACTGGGATTAA